A window from Leptothermofonsia sichuanensis E412 encodes these proteins:
- the trmD gene encoding tRNA (guanosine(37)-N1)-methyltransferase TrmD, which translates to MRFDIVTLFPDFFASPLRSGLLGKALAKGIAEVQLTNPRDFAIDRHHRVDDEPYGGGVGMLMKPEPIFAAVESLPVGHRREVILTTPQGETMNQRMFQEFATGYDQLVIICGHYEGVDERVLNLVTREVSLGDFVLTCGEIPALALLNGTIRLLPGTVGKEESLKTESFEAGLLDYPQYTRPPIFRHWAVPDVLLSGNHAEIARWRKQQQIQRTRDRRPDLYEKWLEESGKRGDGREANEVER; encoded by the coding sequence ATGCGCTTCGATATCGTCACCCTGTTTCCCGACTTTTTTGCCTCGCCCCTCCGCTCAGGTTTATTGGGAAAAGCCCTGGCAAAAGGGATTGCTGAAGTGCAGCTTACCAATCCACGGGACTTTGCTATCGACAGGCACCACCGGGTAGACGATGAACCCTATGGTGGTGGGGTGGGAATGCTAATGAAGCCAGAGCCAATTTTTGCTGCCGTTGAATCTCTACCTGTAGGGCACCGCCGGGAAGTGATTCTGACCACACCCCAGGGAGAAACCATGAACCAGCGAATGTTTCAGGAATTTGCTACCGGGTATGACCAGTTAGTCATTATTTGTGGGCATTATGAGGGAGTAGACGAGCGGGTCTTGAACCTGGTCACCCGGGAAGTGTCCCTGGGGGATTTTGTCCTCACCTGTGGTGAAATCCCGGCACTCGCTCTGCTGAATGGCACGATTCGCCTGTTGCCGGGAACCGTTGGTAAAGAAGAATCCCTCAAAACCGAGAGCTTTGAGGCAGGCTTACTGGACTATCCCCAATACACCCGTCCACCCATCTTCCGCCACTGGGCAGTCCCGGATGTATTGCTGTCTGGCAACCATGCCGAAATTGCTCGCTGGCGTAAACAGCAGCAGATTCAGAGAACCCGCGATCGCAGACCGGATCTGTATGAAAAGTGGCTGGAAGAAAGCGGGAAGCGGGGAGACGGGAGAGAGGCAAACGAAGTTGAGCGCTAA
- a CDS encoding cyanophycinase has translation MPQSTKTAIMVIGGAEDKVHGREILYSFFNRSGSTDARIAIIPSASREPAIIGDRYRTIFQEMGAKGIEILDIRDREQCDDPLLHSYVENCTGVFMTGGDQLRLCGLLADTPLMKTIRQRAQRGEITLAGTSAGAAVMGHHMIAGGGSGESPNRSLVDLTTGLAILPEVIVDQHFHNRNRMARLISAIAAHPDRLGIGIDEDTCAVFEGDGLLLVIGKGCVTILDPAEFSYTNHPQIGATDPISMGNLRLHVLSHGDRFDLHKRTATFPGSNFF, from the coding sequence ATGCCCCAGTCCACGAAAACAGCCATCATGGTGATTGGGGGAGCGGAAGACAAAGTTCATGGACGGGAGATCCTGTATAGCTTTTTTAATCGTTCTGGATCAACGGACGCCCGGATCGCGATCATTCCTTCCGCTTCCCGTGAACCTGCCATCATCGGCGATCGCTACCGCACCATTTTTCAAGAGATGGGGGCAAAGGGCATTGAAATTCTGGACATTCGCGATCGTGAACAGTGTGACGATCCCCTGCTGCACAGCTATGTGGAAAATTGCACGGGAGTGTTTATGACCGGCGGCGACCAACTGCGTTTGTGTGGCTTGCTGGCAGATACCCCCCTGATGAAAACCATTCGTCAGCGGGCGCAACGGGGTGAAATTACCCTGGCTGGCACCAGTGCCGGAGCTGCCGTTATGGGTCATCATATGATTGCGGGAGGAGGAAGTGGGGAATCCCCCAATCGTTCCCTGGTCGATCTGACCACCGGGCTGGCCATCCTTCCCGAAGTCATTGTGGATCAGCACTTTCATAATCGGAATCGGATGGCCCGGTTGATCAGCGCGATCGCTGCTCACCCTGACAGGTTGGGGATTGGGATTGATGAAGATACCTGTGCTGTGTTTGAAGGAGATGGATTATTGCTGGTTATCGGCAAGGGTTGTGTGACTATCCTTGACCCGGCTGAGTTTTCCTATACCAACCATCCCCAGATTGGAGCTACCGATCCCATCAGTATGGGGAACTTACGTTTGCATGTGCTCAGTCATGGCGATCGCTTTGACCTGCACAAACGAACCGCAACCTTCCCTGGTTCAAATTTTTTCTGA
- a CDS encoding GerMN domain-containing protein, whose protein sequence is MQDHEPSTRRLPMGVVAGISVLILATGSAVAWWGWTTISRNASAPTATQRSESPPVEEPKFPPGVSEPTQIGQPQTKPAPAGTEKTLQVYWIKGSGGEIELAPVPVKLSSTGDSGSLLKAATEQLLAGPANSTVVTTIPRDTQLRSFAVRDDGVHIDLSKEFTTGGGTASMTARVAQILYTATSLNPNAQVWLSVEGEPLKTLGGEGLLIEQPLTRKSFEQEFSF, encoded by the coding sequence ATGCAAGACCATGAACCGTCAACTCGTCGCCTTCCGATGGGTGTGGTTGCAGGTATTTCAGTGTTGATTCTGGCAACCGGAAGCGCCGTTGCCTGGTGGGGATGGACTACGATCTCTCGCAATGCTTCTGCTCCAACCGCAACCCAGCGGTCTGAATCACCCCCAGTGGAAGAACCTAAATTTCCTCCAGGGGTGTCTGAGCCGACCCAGATTGGACAGCCCCAGACTAAACCAGCACCCGCTGGAACTGAAAAAACCCTGCAAGTTTACTGGATCAAAGGTTCAGGTGGCGAAATCGAACTGGCTCCGGTTCCCGTCAAGTTAAGTTCTACAGGCGATTCTGGTTCATTATTAAAAGCTGCCACAGAGCAACTTTTAGCTGGACCTGCCAACTCAACGGTTGTCACCACCATTCCCCGCGATACCCAATTACGAAGCTTTGCTGTCCGCGATGACGGAGTTCACATTGATCTCTCAAAAGAATTTACGACAGGCGGTGGCACGGCCTCAATGACCGCGAGAGTTGCCCAAATTCTTTACACAGCCACCAGTCTGAATCCCAATGCCCAGGTCTGGTTATCTGTTGAGGGAGAACCCTTAAAAACGCTCGGTGGTGAAGGTCTGCTGATCGAACAACCCCTGACCCGCAAGAGCTTTGAGCAAGAGTTTTCGTTTTAA
- a CDS encoding LmeA family phospholipid-binding protein — translation MESLVILLSGLITLISPVGMVSDRLAADVIRKQLAAVEHLQVRIDNAPSYQLVQGKADRIRIAGRGLFPLEGLRIEALDVETDPVQIDASRLRRRGRIRLLQPLQTGVRVVINQADMGQAFQSPAVVERLRKAGIGVLGRQQARQVQRYNLNHLQLEFLDDQRLRLQVQVQEKDDPTTLDISVETGIEIVAGRQLRLVKPVIELNGEPAPDSLVRAIADGVFERSDLRQLEKLGITARILRLKIDANQMEVAAFVQVAPESKPHLTAF, via the coding sequence ATGGAAAGTCTGGTTATTCTTCTCTCCGGCTTGATCACCCTGATTTCCCCAGTGGGCATGGTCAGCGATCGCCTTGCCGCAGACGTTATTCGTAAACAACTGGCGGCGGTTGAGCACCTCCAGGTCCGAATTGACAATGCCCCCAGTTATCAACTGGTACAGGGAAAAGCCGATCGCATCCGCATTGCTGGACGAGGCTTGTTTCCTCTGGAAGGACTGCGGATTGAAGCCCTGGACGTGGAAACCGATCCCGTTCAAATCGATGCCAGTCGCCTGCGGCGGCGTGGCAGAATCCGCCTTCTCCAACCCCTCCAAACAGGAGTGCGGGTTGTCATTAATCAGGCGGACATGGGGCAGGCATTCCAATCTCCTGCTGTGGTGGAGCGGCTGCGGAAAGCAGGCATTGGAGTCCTGGGTAGACAGCAAGCCAGACAGGTTCAGCGTTATAACCTGAATCATCTTCAGCTTGAGTTTTTGGACGATCAGCGACTACGGCTACAGGTTCAGGTGCAAGAAAAGGATGATCCAACCACCCTCGATATTTCCGTGGAAACAGGAATTGAGATTGTAGCCGGACGACAATTGCGCCTGGTGAAGCCAGTGATTGAATTAAATGGTGAACCTGCTCCAGATAGCCTGGTCAGGGCGATCGCCGATGGGGTATTTGAACGATCCGATCTGCGCCAGCTAGAAAAATTAGGAATTACGGCTCGAATTCTGCGACTTAAAATAGATGCAAACCAGATGGAAGTGGCCGCGTTCGTGCAAGTCGCACCGGAATCCAAACCACACCTGACAGCGTTCTAA
- the cphA gene encoding cyanophycin synthetase: MKILKVQTLRGPNYWSIRRQNLIVMRLDLEELADRPTNTIPGFYEGLTEILPSLVEHFCSPGCRGGFLSRIREGTMMGHVIEHVALELQELAGMSAGFGRTRETATPGVYQVVFEYLDEQAGRYAGRAAVRLCQSIIDTGHYPQEELEQDLKDLKMLWAEASLGPSTEVLVKEAEARGIPWFQLSARAMIQLGYGVHQKRLQATLSNNTSILAVELACDKEGTKKILRDAGVPVPRGTVIGYLDELAEAIATVGGFPIVIKPLDGNHGRGITIDINSWEAAEEAYDAAREVSRQIIVERYYWGRDHRILVVNGKVVAVAERVPAHVRGDGNSTIEELIKQTNQDPRRGEGHDNVLTKIEVDRTSWQLLEKQGYTLDTVLPAGEICYLRATANLSTGGTAVDRTDDIHPENIWLAQRVAKIIGLDIAGIDVVTQDISRPLQEVDGVIVEVNAAPGFRMHVSPSEGIPRNVAEPVLDMLFPPGTPSRVPIIAITGTNGKTTTTRLIAHLFKQTGQVVGYTTTDGTYIGDYLVEPGDNTGPQSAQLILQDPTVEVAVLESARGGILRSGLAFSTCDVGVVLNVAADHLGIGDINTIDQMAQVKSVVAETVMPNGYAVLNADDPLVAEMAERVKGQVAYFSMNPDNPLIRYHTQQGGLAAVYENGYLSILKGDWTLRIDQAVNVPLTLAGRAPFMIANALAASLAAFVQGVRIEDIRAALATFSASTQQTPGRMNLVNLGTFHALVDYAHNPHSYEALAGFVKNWPGERVGVVGAPGDRRDEDFVTLGRLSAQMFDRIIVKEDDDNRGKPRGDVARRICEGIAQVKPDARFEVILDETEAIQAALNSASLNGLVVVLPESVKRAISLIQARLPRSQEEEAVQPVSPPNGSHFMTNSHEHPEPASKEAAEYVSTEVV, translated from the coding sequence ATGAAGATACTCAAAGTCCAGACACTACGGGGTCCCAACTACTGGAGCATTCGCCGTCAAAATCTGATCGTAATGCGTCTGGATCTGGAGGAACTGGCGGATAGACCGACAAATACCATCCCAGGCTTCTATGAGGGGTTAACAGAGATCTTACCCAGTCTGGTTGAACACTTTTGCTCCCCAGGTTGTCGGGGGGGATTTCTCAGTCGGATCCGGGAAGGCACCATGATGGGGCATGTGATCGAGCACGTTGCCCTGGAGCTACAGGAACTGGCGGGAATGTCTGCTGGTTTTGGGCGTACCCGTGAAACCGCCACCCCTGGTGTTTACCAGGTCGTGTTCGAATATCTGGATGAGCAGGCTGGACGGTATGCCGGACGGGCGGCTGTACGCCTTTGCCAGAGCATTATCGATACAGGGCACTACCCCCAGGAAGAACTGGAGCAGGACCTGAAGGATCTGAAAATGCTCTGGGCAGAAGCATCCCTGGGTCCCAGTACCGAGGTTCTGGTGAAAGAAGCTGAAGCCAGGGGTATTCCCTGGTTCCAGCTCAGTGCCCGCGCCATGATCCAGTTAGGCTATGGCGTGCACCAAAAGCGGCTACAGGCAACTCTCAGCAACAACACCAGTATTCTGGCGGTAGAGCTTGCCTGTGACAAAGAGGGAACCAAAAAAATTCTGCGGGATGCTGGGGTGCCGGTTCCCCGTGGTACAGTGATTGGCTACCTGGACGAACTGGCAGAGGCGATCGCCACGGTTGGTGGGTTTCCGATTGTGATCAAGCCCCTGGATGGCAATCATGGACGTGGGATCACGATTGATATCAACTCCTGGGAAGCCGCAGAAGAAGCCTACGACGCCGCTAGAGAGGTTTCTCGCCAGATTATTGTAGAACGTTACTATTGGGGACGAGATCACCGGATTCTGGTGGTAAATGGTAAGGTCGTTGCGGTGGCTGAACGGGTTCCTGCCCATGTCAGGGGAGATGGCAACTCAACCATCGAAGAACTGATTAAACAAACCAACCAGGATCCCCGTCGAGGGGAGGGACACGACAACGTTCTGACCAAAATTGAGGTCGATCGTACAAGCTGGCAATTACTTGAAAAACAGGGTTACACCCTGGACACGGTTCTGCCAGCGGGTGAAATTTGCTATTTGCGGGCAACTGCAAACCTGAGTACAGGCGGGACTGCGGTTGATCGCACGGATGATATTCACCCCGAAAATATCTGGCTGGCGCAACGAGTTGCCAAAATTATTGGCTTAGATATCGCCGGGATCGATGTGGTCACCCAGGATATCAGCCGTCCCTTACAGGAAGTGGATGGTGTGATTGTGGAAGTGAATGCGGCTCCTGGCTTCCGAATGCACGTCAGCCCCAGTGAAGGAATTCCCCGGAATGTGGCTGAACCTGTTCTAGATATGCTATTTCCGCCGGGGACTCCCAGCCGTGTACCCATTATTGCTATCACAGGGACCAACGGCAAGACAACTACCACCCGCCTGATTGCCCACCTGTTCAAGCAAACCGGGCAGGTAGTAGGTTACACCACAACTGACGGCACCTATATTGGTGATTATCTGGTCGAACCGGGAGACAACACCGGACCCCAGAGTGCCCAGCTAATTCTGCAAGACCCGACGGTTGAAGTAGCGGTTTTAGAGAGTGCCCGGGGTGGAATTCTGCGCTCTGGGTTAGCCTTTAGCACCTGCGATGTAGGTGTTGTGTTGAACGTTGCAGCCGATCACCTGGGGATTGGAGATATCAACACCATCGATCAGATGGCCCAGGTGAAGAGTGTGGTGGCTGAAACTGTGATGCCGAACGGTTATGCGGTTTTGAATGCGGATGATCCCCTGGTGGCTGAAATGGCGGAGCGGGTCAAGGGACAGGTTGCCTACTTCTCGATGAATCCTGATAATCCTCTGATTCGTTACCATACCCAGCAGGGTGGATTGGCTGCCGTTTACGAAAATGGTTATCTATCGATTCTCAAAGGGGACTGGACCCTGCGAATTGACCAGGCCGTGAATGTACCTCTGACTCTGGCTGGCCGTGCCCCTTTTATGATTGCGAATGCCCTGGCGGCAAGCCTGGCAGCCTTTGTCCAGGGTGTACGGATTGAGGATATTCGGGCCGCTCTGGCGACTTTCTCGGCTTCAACTCAGCAAACACCTGGACGGATGAATCTGGTCAATCTGGGTACGTTTCATGCGCTGGTGGACTATGCTCACAATCCCCACAGCTATGAAGCACTGGCTGGCTTTGTGAAAAACTGGCCCGGTGAGCGCGTTGGTGTTGTGGGAGCACCGGGCGATCGCCGCGATGAGGACTTTGTGACCTTAGGGCGACTGTCTGCCCAGATGTTTGACCGCATCATTGTCAAAGAAGATGATGACAATCGTGGTAAACCCCGCGGTGATGTTGCCAGACGAATTTGTGAAGGGATTGCTCAGGTCAAGCCCGATGCCCGGTTTGAAGTCATTCTGGATGAGACAGAGGCAATTCAAGCGGCACTCAACTCCGCGTCTCTGAATGGATTAGTGGTGGTTCTACCCGAAAGTGTCAAGCGGGCAATCAGTCTGATTCAGGCTCGACTCCCCAGATCCCAGGAGGAAGAGGCTGTCCAACCTGTTTCTCCTCCCAATGGCTCCCATTTCATGACCAATAGTCATGAGCACCCGGAGCCTGCCTCCAAAGAGGCTGCTGAGTATGTTTCAACCGAGGTCGTTTAA
- a CDS encoding DUF1517 domain-containing protein — protein MGHKTMKRLPAIAAGILLAGSVNLYLSPESSEVYFRLGAEALARSSGGRSGGGSFRSAPSRSSGSSRPSGSSRPSSSGSSFSRPSRPSGSNPSWEYRPYQQPGGSYNRNPVIVPVPVGPRVYSPSNSNPANQSGAGYSGSPASTAGENDWIAGLILLGVAGSVVFFLVYLGIRAARNAGGGAVSNELSNDTVTVSKVQVALLAQARYIQTELTKLSLEVDTSTHEGLVQLLQESALALLRSPENWSHVLGSSETVKTLTDAEALFNQLSIAERSKFSVETLTNVGGRISRKAFKPDPDEDPASYIVVTLLVGTAHDQPLFSEIKTADALKAVLEKLASLPSDYLMVFELLWSPQEETDSLTYDELLTEYSAMIQI, from the coding sequence ATGGGACACAAAACAATGAAGCGCCTCCCGGCGATCGCGGCGGGGATCCTGCTGGCGGGTTCAGTGAACCTTTACCTATCCCCAGAATCCTCTGAAGTTTACTTCCGGCTGGGAGCAGAGGCGCTTGCCCGCAGCAGTGGGGGTCGCAGCGGTGGCGGGTCATTCCGGAGTGCACCCTCTCGGTCTTCAGGGTCCAGTCGTCCTTCCGGTTCCAGCCGCCCCTCCAGTTCTGGCAGTTCCTTCTCCCGTCCCAGCCGCCCTTCCGGTTCCAATCCGTCCTGGGAATACAGACCCTATCAACAGCCGGGTGGTTCTTACAACCGAAATCCTGTGATTGTGCCAGTTCCGGTTGGACCTCGAGTCTATTCTCCTTCCAATAGCAATCCAGCTAATCAGTCGGGGGCAGGTTATTCCGGCTCTCCGGCTTCTACAGCCGGGGAGAATGACTGGATTGCAGGATTGATTCTGTTAGGGGTGGCTGGTAGTGTGGTCTTTTTCCTGGTCTATCTGGGCATTCGAGCCGCCAGAAACGCTGGTGGTGGCGCTGTTTCGAATGAACTCTCAAATGATACCGTCACGGTTAGCAAAGTTCAGGTGGCACTGCTGGCGCAGGCACGCTATATCCAGACGGAGTTAACCAAACTGAGCCTGGAGGTGGATACCAGTACCCATGAAGGGCTGGTGCAGCTATTGCAAGAGTCTGCTCTGGCGTTGCTGCGATCGCCCGAAAACTGGTCCCACGTTTTGGGCAGTTCGGAAACAGTCAAGACTCTCACGGATGCAGAGGCTCTGTTCAATCAGCTATCCATTGCGGAGCGCAGTAAATTTAGTGTTGAAACCCTGACCAATGTGGGTGGACGCATCAGCCGTAAAGCATTTAAGCCCGATCCTGATGAAGATCCGGCTTCTTACATTGTGGTTACCCTGCTGGTTGGAACTGCCCACGACCAGCCGTTATTCAGTGAGATCAAGACGGCTGATGCCTTAAAAGCAGTACTGGAAAAACTGGCATCTCTGCCATCGGATTACCTGATGGTGTTTGAGTTGCTCTGGAGTCCCCAGGAAGAAACCGATAGTCTGACCTACGATGAGTTACTGACTGAATACTCAGCGATGATCCAGATCTAA
- a CDS encoding class I SAM-dependent methyltransferase: MRVRWFNRIVLIWTIAFVLVLGVCGVQSAIAQPETDSIYQERAIHNLDGIGKFYMGREISEVMGHLGSGWLERPTRDLEEQPQMLIDDLHLKPTDIVADIGAGTGYFSFRLAPLVPQGKVLAVDIQPEMIAILTAIKQEEGISNVEPILGTETDPKLPPGSIDLALMVDAYHEFEYPYEMMQAIVQALKPNGRVVLVEYRGENPFIPIKGLHKMTQKQVKKEMAAVGLVWLETKGYLPQQHVMVFGKPGDAPGTPVQKSDFFYRIPRFR; encoded by the coding sequence ATGCGGGTACGCTGGTTCAACCGAATAGTTCTCATCTGGACAATCGCTTTTGTCCTGGTACTGGGTGTTTGTGGAGTCCAATCAGCGATCGCCCAACCAGAAACCGACTCCATTTACCAGGAACGGGCAATTCATAATCTGGATGGGATTGGCAAATTTTACATGGGGAGAGAAATTTCTGAAGTGATGGGGCATTTAGGCTCTGGTTGGTTAGAGCGGCCTACCCGCGATCTGGAAGAGCAGCCCCAGATGCTGATTGATGACCTGCACCTGAAACCCACCGATATAGTGGCTGACATTGGTGCAGGAACAGGCTATTTTAGTTTTCGGCTGGCTCCCCTGGTGCCCCAGGGAAAAGTGCTGGCAGTAGACATTCAGCCAGAAATGATTGCAATCCTGACGGCCATCAAACAGGAGGAAGGCATCAGCAATGTGGAACCCATATTGGGCACTGAAACTGACCCCAAGTTGCCGCCTGGCAGCATTGACCTGGCACTGATGGTAGATGCTTACCATGAATTTGAATATCCCTATGAAATGATGCAGGCAATTGTGCAGGCACTGAAACCCAATGGTCGGGTTGTGCTGGTTGAATACCGGGGTGAGAATCCATTTATTCCCATCAAAGGGCTACATAAAATGACCCAAAAACAGGTCAAAAAGGAGATGGCCGCCGTCGGACTGGTCTGGTTAGAAACTAAGGGCTATCTGCCTCAGCAGCACGTCATGGTGTTTGGTAAGCCTGGTGACGCCCCTGGAACGCCGGTACAGAAATCCGATTTCTTCTACCGGATACCCAGGTTTCGTTGA